GGGCGGCCGACGCCGGAGAGCTCGAGGAGCAAGGGggagacgagggcgccggccgagagGATGACCTCCTTGCGGGCCTTGACGACGCTGCTAGAACCGTTGGCGGAGatgacctcgacgccgtcggcggtgggGACGGTGGCGTTGTCCTTCCAAGTGAGCTTCTGGGCACGGGTGTTCAAGAGGACGCGGAGGTTGGTCCGGTTCTGGTAGGGGTAGTAGTaggcgcgggcggcgtcctcgcgGACGGCGCGCTCCTGGTCGACGGTCCGGGGGAAAACGGAGAAGCCGACCATGTTTCCGCCGTTGACGTCCTCGTTCCAGGGCAGGCCGAGGTTCTGGAAGGTGGAGTTCAAGACCGTGGGGACGGTTCCGTTGGTCTGGCCGTAGGTCCATCCCGTCAGGAGGgggccgtcctcgccgtggAGCTCGGCCTGGTACTCAAGGTGGCCGGCGACCTGGCGGGCTGGCTCGGGGGTCTGGAAGTGCTCGCTCTTGAGGTAGTACGGGAAAAGAGCGTCCCAGTTCCAGCCCTCGTTTCCAAGCTGCTCCCAGGCGTCGATCTGAGAAGCCTCGGCACGGGTGTAGGCCAGTCCTGATTTCTGTCAGCTTGGGCTCACTTGTTTGTCTTCTCGTATGAACGAACCGTTGATGGTGCTGGTTCCTCCCAACGCCTTGGCGGCGCGCATAGTCTGGACTGAGCCACCGCCATACGTCTGGTTCGTCGTCTGGAAGGCGAAGTCGATGTCGGTGCCGAACGCGAGGCCGTATCCGTTGGGGTTGgtgacgttgacgttgtcGAAGACGGAGCCGCCAGCCTCGATGATCAGAACCGAAACGGCGGGGTTCTCGGACAGGCggttggcgagggcgagaccaCTGGTACCGCCTCCCACGATCACGTAGTCGGGGCTGTTAGTGGAGTTAGTGAAGCGgactgccgctgccgctgctccCGAGAGGAGGGCGGAGGTCGTGATGAGGCCTCTCATGATGAGTCGTGTGCGGTGGTTATATTGCCCTGTAAGTGAGCGAGAGTTGGCTTGAGGCGAATGAACGTGGGACGCTTGGGGAGACTGAGCAACAACACTTCCGGTGAACCAAGAGGTGTAGACGCCTTTTTATCTATATTAACACATCCACAACCGGGCGTAGAAAATTTCTCAACGTTTTGACTTGAGCTGAATCTTTCCAAGTTTCCCTCATCACGTCACCCACATCGACCCATCCAGGTCCCATCCCGATGAACCGGATTACACGGGGAGACCGCCGCGGGGCATCGACTGGAGCGTTCTGTTGGGTGTATGTGACTGCTCTTTCTTCAGCGCAATCTAGACGAGCGACCGCCCCCCTTACTCAAGGCTCGGTGAAGTGGGGTTGCGGCGTAGCTGTCGATGCCGAATATACCGGGGCTGCGCGGTGAAGAATCTTATTGGGTATCGCCGGGCTTGATCGGACCGATCCACCGGTAGTTGGCAGGGAAAACACATGCTTATCAATGATTGGAATTCAATGATCCAGGGATCTAGAGCTCGCAAGAAAATGTCTGCGTAGATCAGCGGAACCCTGCAAGGGGTATCCTTCTCGAGTGCCGTCAACTTGGCCGGTGAAAAGGTCGAGACCGGCGTTGAAAGAAGATGCTAGAGAGCGGGTGGCCATTCCCGAATCAAGGATTGGGCTGCACGTACTGAGTCGTTTGAAGTCAGGGATCTTTGGCAACAAGGCACAAAGTGTCCGGGCCTACGTCATGCCAAAGGGCCGATGCAACCAACCTCTCGCAACGGCATGCCGCCTTTTCCCATGCTATTTGGCCGGCTGGCTGGGTATTGATGCTTCAGTTTAAGCTCATGTGCCAAGCCTACGCGCCAAGTGGTGTTTATTCCCAAGGATCATGCAGTGGTGGACCTGACGTTGTTGGCCACGTTCAACCGCCTCTCCTTGGTGCTCGGATTTACGGACATAGACAGCAGAAAGTGGGCGCAAGTTGGTGAATGAAACAACAAAAAGACGGGTCTCGAGAAACGCTTCCTAAGCACATAGGGGAATTAAGGGAATCAGAGCCCCATGTGTTGTCATGCTCGAGTCGGCCCGTCGTGTCCCAAAAACTTTCATGATGTGGATTGGAACTGGGCCCTCTGGCTTAGATAACAAGCAATAAGCATCGATGGCCCACCAGGCAAGATATGACTAAACCCCCTTGTAGGAAGAGCGCGCGCTTGTGACTATTTTGAGTCTCTGGCTGCTCGGCACAACGTTTGCTTTGCATGGTAGGGCATCAAAAGGTCTTGAAAATGGTCTTCTAGCCTTCGAGATTCGACCACTGTGGCCTGTTCACCAACACCCCGCATCCCTGCGTCCCGCCTTTACGACGAACCCTTGGTCTTTAGGTCTGGTCTGCTTAGGTCGCGAACTTAATAAACATCTTTTCGCTGCTGACATTGCGCTTGATCCTAGCGAGGGGTTTGCTAGGATAATGTTAACGCCGAGTTGTCGTTAAGACGGTCAAGAAGTCGGACAACTTATTGTGATTCCCGCAACGGCATCGCCATTACCACCTTAGTAGAACACTGCTTTCACGCCAACATTTATTTAGCTCTGTTCTGAGCCATCCGGACCGCAGGAAATATCCCGGTCAAGTCGTGTGAAAACGCTAGTCAAGTATTTGCAAAGACATAATGATGAGTTGATGCCAGGAGCGGAACGAGAGGTTTCGTGATTGAACCCAGTGGAAGTCAGGAACTTCAGTTTTTGTAGTAACATCTTTCGGCAACTTATGAGCAAGCTGTGATGGCTTGTCGACTCGACAGCTTGTAAAAAGAAGTCATGTAAGGGAGACGCGACACTTGTGTGTGTATGAGATGAAGGGGCTACAAATAAGAACATGAGTAACGAGCCCATAGACACACTGTATCAAAGTGTCGGGGCCGAGTCAAATTAATAACATTATCCGATTTGTGAAACTGAGTCGATGCCGCAACCATGCGTCTTGTCGGTTCTCACGCCGGCTCCTCTACCGACTTCAACTGTTCCAGGCGTTCCAAGTGAACAACTTTCAAACCCGCACGTCGTGAACTCACTTCCTCGGTGTGACCTTCTCAGCTAGCTTATCAAACTCGCCCTTCTCCATCACTTTCCCCTGGCCCTTGGACTTGCCCGTCAGGTGGACGAGGTATCCGCCCACGGCCAGCCCGGCCGCCGCAatcgccgccaacgtcggCCTAAGCGCCATCAGCAAACGTCACAGGGAAACTTCCATcagagaagaggggggtgGGTTGGGTTCCGAACTCACCAGCTCTGGGACGGGCCGCTGCTGGACGGCACGGGCTCCTGGCCTCCGGGGCCGCCGaggtcaccgtcgccgtcgccgccgggcttGCTCGTGCTCCACCTCACCTGCCGCGCCACGGGAGACGCAGTCGCTCTGGGGACTGGTcgcgcgagggcgagacGGCGGATGGTGAGGGATCTCAGGGCTGTCATTCTTGTTGTCTGTGTATCTGGGGATGTGTATTTCGAGGGTATTTGCGGCTCTGTAGGGCTGTAAAGCAGGCCTTTTCCGGATGCAAGTTTATTCCTTCGTCCAATAGATTATGTCGGCTCTTTTCTTGTGGTAATGTCCTAGGCGATATCTTCGTTGAGGGGGTCCGATAACAATGACCAAAGTGATATTGATGTTTCTGAACAATGGGTGAAGTTCATGTTAAGTTGAGGCTGGACACGCGATTGATTGATTGGTGGTGACGACACCAATTCGCAAGTCGATCCGGGTGCGGAGGAAATGCGTCATATGTGCATCATCACCAGCCGTATCCTCGCTCCCTTTTTGGCGTTTATCCCATCATTTTATTACACCACCTCAGGGGAAATCTGTCCCAGATGTACCGTGCCGTGTTCTAGAAGCCGGTGCGGCTCTCCATGCACTTCTTGTTGCACTACACCTCTTGTAATCCTTCTGGATGTGGCCTCAGGTAGTCGTTCTCTCACCCGCCACAAGCCGCTCAGGTTTCCTTTCCTTGCACGGGTTGTGAATTAAAAGTCATCTATTGATGTCTATACCCGCTAAGCTACATTGGCCGGGGATTCACTGTATCCTACCCGAAATCAGTTTGCGAAAATGCCAGGACCTCCGTGAGGCCTTCTTGTCCCTATTCCAATGCCGTGATGTGTAATACACACGGTGGATGGAGACATGAAGGAAATCCATGCGACTTATGCCCTCGTGGAGTCGTAATAGTTAGCATCCCTCCATCAACGAGCACGGCCTGGAGGATGCAGATATTGCCACGGACACTCCCACAAGTCCATATTCGGCTCCCCCAGCCCCTTCTGGCCATCG
This genomic interval from Colletotrichum higginsianum IMI 349063 chromosome 9, whole genome shotgun sequence contains the following:
- a CDS encoding GMC oxidoreductase, whose amino-acid sequence is MRGLITTSALLSGAAAAAVRFTNSTNSPDYVIVGGGTSGLALANRLSENPAVSVLIIEAGGSVFDNVNVTNPNGYGLAFGTDIDFAFQTTNQTYGGGSVQTMRAAKALGGTSTINGSFIREDKQKSGLAYTRAEASQIDAWEQLGNEGWNWDALFPYYLKSEHFQTPEPARQVAGHLEYQAELHGEDGPLLTGWTYGQTNGTVPTVLNSTFQNLGLPWNEDVNGGNMVGFSVFPRTVDQERAVREDAARAYYYPYQNRTNLRVLLNTRAQKLTWKDNATVPTADGVEVISANGSSSVVKARKEVILSAGALVSPLLLELSGVGRPSVLRQHGIQTVVDLPTVGENLQDQMNNGLSFDMKNFTVDGALTTVAYPSVAHIFDDDDVEAVAAQIKEALPAYAATVASVNGNVTRAADLLEFFQMQWSLIFESRIPVAEVLVNAAEGTWSSEYWGLLPFARGSVHIGEASTSNAVINPNYFLLDWDLLEQVQIAKFIRKLYGTAPFSALAGTETRPGADVVSEDADVEGWEGYIKGNYRSNFHPVGTAAMMSREKGGVVDANLKVYGTSNVRVVDASVLPFQVCGHLVSTLYAVAERAADLIVRSA